The following is a genomic window from Amycolatopsis sp. BJA-103.
TCCACGGCCGGGAACGGATGACCGGTGAACTGCTCGCCGCGGTAGCGGGCGAATCGGGTCCGGTGGTGCTGGTCGGTGCGTCCGGCTCAGGCAAGACCTCCCTGCTCAACGCTGGTCTGCTGGCCAAACTGCACCGGGACAGGCTACCTGGCTCGCCAGGCTTGTCCATCCTGCGACTCACCCCTGGCACGAGTCCGCTGAGCCGGCTGACCAGCCTGCTCGGCGAGACCGACCCGAAAGAACGACTGGTGGTGATCGATCAGTTCGAGGAGTTGTTCACGCTCTGCGCGGACCCAACCGAACGGGCCGAGTTCCTGCGCGTCGTCGGCGAGTTGCGGGGAGCAGTGGTGCTCGCGTTGCGCGCGGACTTCTACGGCCAGGCGGCCGCGCACCCGGAACTGCTCGCGGCGCTGCGCGACAAGCAGATCCTGGTCGAGCCAATGACGTCCGGTGAGCTGCGCGCCGCGATCGAACGGCCCGCCGCTGCGGCCGGGCTGGCCCTGGATGACGGGCTCGCCGACGTGATCCTGCACGAACTCGGCGCGGCCGCCGACGGGCACGGCGCGCTGCCGCTGCTGTCGCACGCGTTGTGGGCCACCTGGCGTCAGCGCAGCGGGGCGCGGCTCACCGTGGCCGGGTACCGGGCCTCCGGCGGAATCGCGCAGGCGATCGCGACCACCGCCGAGCAGGTGTACACCGAACTGGACGAGCTGGGCCAGGAAGCCGCGCGGCGGGTTCTGCCCAGGCTGGTGCGAGTGGGCGAGGATTCAGCGGACACGGCCAGACCAGTGGACCGCACCACGTTGTTGCACGGCCTGCCTGATCCGGAGGCCGCCCAGCAGTTGATTGAGAAGCTCACCGAGGCCCGGCTGCTCACCGTGGACCGGGATACCGTCCGGCTCAGCCACGAGGTGCTGCTCCGCGCCTGGCCACGGTTCAGGGAATGGGTGGACGCCGACCGCGACTGGCTGCGTACCCACCAACAACTGGCCGAAGACGCGACCAGCTGGGACCGGGCCGATCGCGATCCGTCCTTGCTGTACCGGGGAGCTCGCCTGGCCGCGCTCCGCGAGCGAGCAGCCCAGGCCCCGACCAGCGCCACCGACCTGGAACCAGTGCTCGCCCAGTTCATGGCCGAGTCATGGCAGTACGAACGGCGTGGTGTCCGTCGCAAAAGGGTGGTCACGGCCTTCCTCGCGGTGCTGTCGTTGCTGGCCCTCTCCGGCCTGACCGGCGCCATCGTCTTCCAACAGCGGGCTGCCCAGGCCCAAGATCGTGACCTGGCCCGGTATCTGGCCCTGGAAGCGGACGCGCAACGGGCGAAGCAACCCGGCCTGGCCAAACAACTGAGCCTGATCTCCTACCGGATCAACCCGGATGCCGGGCGCAGCGCGCTGTTCAACAGCAGGCGGACTCCCGGCGTGATCAGCCAGGGCGCCCCTGTCGCCGACGTCCTCCACAGCATCGACGGCCGCGTCACCGCGCTCTCCACCGGCGACGCGATCCTGCTGCGCGGCCAGGACAAGCCCAACCTCGGCCGGGTGGTCACCCGGCGCACCGGCCCGATCGCCCTCAACCACAACGGCTCCCGGCTCGCCGTGGCCGAGCCGGGAGCGGTTCAGCTGTGGGACCTCACCGATCCCGCCCAGCCGCGGCAACTCGCCAAGGCGACGGTGGACGGCACCATTTCGTCGATCGTGCTCGGCGGAGATCGCGGCATCCTGTACGCGGGGCTGACCTCCGGCGCCATCGCCGCCTGGGATCTGGGCGATGCAACGGCCCCGAAGCCGCTGCCACCTCTGCGCGCGCACGGTGCCATGGTCGACTCGCTGGCCGCGTCCCCGCAGCGGAATCTGCTTGCCAGCGCGAGCGTCGACGGGCGGGTCCAGCTCTGGTCCCTGGATGCCCAGGCCGAGCCACTCACTACCTTTACCGAACGCAAACTCGAGAAAACGGATCTTGAAGAGGGACTCCCGCTGCACCGGGTCGCTTTCGATCAGTCCGGGCAAATGCTGGCCACTCCAGGCGACCGGGCGCGTGGCATGCGCCTGTGGCGGCTGGACAACCCGCGCGCGCCCCAGCAGATCCCCAACGACGGTAGAGGCATTCCATCCGGCCCCTGTTCCAGTACCAACCCCCTGACCTCGGTCGCGTTCAGTCCGGCGAACAAGCACCTCGTCGTCAGCTGCCGCGGAGGATGGGACGTCCTGAAATACACCTCCGATCCAGCACCTGGGGTGTTCTCGCGGGGCGCATCGATGGACGTCGATCCGTATGTCAAGTCTGGGCGGGTGGTGTTCAGTCCTGGTGATGGCGGGAACCTGCTCCAGGCCACCGCCAACGGTCTCTACGTCTGGGAATTGTCCAATCCCGACCAGCCAGGAGCATTGGGGTCCATGCCGTGGGCAGGACACATCGCTGCCGACTTGGTGTTCCGCTCCGACGGCAGGCGCTGGCTGGTGGTGGTACAGGAGTGGGGCTCGAACATGTTGTGGGACGTCACCGACGTGACGCATCCCAAGCTCCTGGTGACAGTTCCGGGTCGCCAGCCGCGCCGCTCCGCGGATGTGGGCCTCAGTCCCGACGGCGCGATTCTTGCCTCGGGAGTGGTAACCGGCGACCAGAAACCGGTTGTCCGCCTCCACGACACCAAGGCGCCGGGCGCGCCCGTGCTTGGCACGATCGACGATCTCCAAGCTAGTGCGGACGCGCTGGAGTTCCACCCCACCAAGCCAATCCTCGCGGTGGCCGACAACCCCACCGTCCGGGTGTACGACATCGCCGATCCGCGACATCCACGCATGCTCGGCCAGTTGCCGGTCGAAACCGAGGACATGGCGTTTTCCCCTGACGGGACAATGCTGTTCGCGAAGGTTTCGCTCGGCGGGACGACTTCGGAAGCCGCCAGGGAGATTCGTGGCTGGGACTTCGCCGATCCCGGGCGCCCGGTCGAGCGGTGGCGACTCCCGCTGCCCGCAGACGCGGGGTATGTCCACTTCGACCTGAGCCCTAACGGAAAGCTGCTCGCAGTCACCTTCCGCGGAACCCTGCGCCTATGGCGAGTCGAACACGGCCGCCCCGCCGGCGACGCGGTTGTTGTGCCCGATATCGGGGCATCCGTAGGGGCGCCGAAGTTCAGCCCGGACGGGACCCGCCTCGCGTTGACCGTCCGGCACCACGATGGTGCGGACCCCGACTTGCGCCCCGAGGTGTGGACCGTGGCCGACCCGGCTTCAGCACAGCTCCAGTTCTACCTGCCGGGCAAGAGCACCGCACTGGTGGAGTCGGTCGCGTTCAGCCCTGACGGCCGGATCCTCGCAGTCAGCCGTTCCAGCACCGGCGTGGACTTCTGGAGCAGCGATCCCGAGCACATCCTCGGCCCGCTCTGCTCCTCGGCAGGCGACCCGATCACGCCGCAGCAATGGGAGCACTTCCTGCCCGACCGGCCCTACCAACCCCCATGCCAATGATCATTCACCCGTTGAGGAAATACAGTAGTTACTCACCGCCAGCACGGCGCCAGGCGGCTACTCGCCGGCGGATCTGACTACCGCTCCCTTGCTGACCTACACCCGCAAACAGGGGATCAACAACAAACTCGGCCGGACCCCTGCGCCGGTTTGGCTGATCTTCATGGCCGACGGCGGCCAGCTCTCTCAGTTCCTCACCGCCAACGAGAATCACAGTGAACTCCCCTCCGAGCGCACCGAAGCCCACCGCTTCTTCGACCTGCGCCGCTCTGACGCCCTGGCCACTCTGCGCGAGAGGCTTGTCGTGGAATGGTCGAAAGACACCGTCGACTGGGCCAAGACCCGGGCAATCGGTTCTCGATTGCCAGTGGTCGAGATAGCCGACCCAGCCAGGGTGGATTCCCCGGCTACGACCACGTCCTCATCACTCATGCCGATCTGCAGGCTGTAGTCGAGGACTCGCGATACCGGGACTGGCGCACCGCGCTCGGAGCCGTGCAAGGTATCTATGCGCTGCGGTACCTGAGGGGCCTGGATCCCGCACACACGCGCCACTTCCAGTTCAGCATCCTGCGGGTCTTCGGGCCCAGCACCCCCACAGCAGAAAGTCGACGCAGCGGAAGCCCACTTCAAAGCAGCGCTCCTCACCCGGAAGCACGGCCTGAACCGCAATTAGCCACGCCCAGGTGGCTCAGCGGAATCGCGAGACGTCAGCTCCCCCAGGATCCGCGTCGATCGCGTCGGGTCGCCACTACCTGGCACGATAACCAGGATGAGGCGTGACAACAGCGACGAGGCTAACGTGCTCGACCTGTGCGACGAGATCCTGGGCGGGCCCGGCCAGCGCCAAGCCCAGTTCGACTGGCTGCGCGGGGATCCCGGCAAATACGGGCGCACGGTCCGGCTGCCCGTCGACAGCTACTGGCCGGAACATCGGCTCGTGGTCGAGTACCGGGAGATCCAGCACGACCAGCCCGTCCCGCATTTCGACAAACCCGACCGGCTCACCGTCAGCGGTGTCCACCGCGGCCGACAACGCGCCTTGTACGACCAGCGTCGCGACGAGCTGATCCCCGCTCACGGCCTGCTCCTCGTGGTGATCAAGCCATCCGACCTGGCCGCCGACCGGCGAGGCCGCCTACGACGCGACCGCGACAACGACCAGCCGGCGCTGCGCACCAAACAGGAGTATTTCGTACGTCAGGACCCAGCAGGTACGTCCCTCGATTCACCTTTCCTCATGCACGCCGATCGTGGGGGGCGCGGTTCGTTGATCGGTTTCGAAGATGATCGGCGTGTCCAGGTCGGTGTAAGGACTCGATGGCCGTTGCTCGTCATCCTGCTTGCGCCGGGAACCACCCGTCACGGGCGTGCCACCGGGGTGAGATGCCAGCGGATCCCGCCCCACTACGCCTGGCCTTGCGCCGGCTCCTGTGGCCGAACGCGCCGAAGCCCCCGGCGGGAACGCACCGCTGCGCCCGCCCGGCACACCGCTACTGGAACCGGGAGGCTTGCCGACGGCCGGGCCCCGTTCCAGTGAGACTGGCCCGCCAGCGGTCAGCAGTCCCGGGAAAGGCCGTCGGCTATCAGTATCAGGCCCGGCAGGCAGGGCGCCTGAATAGGGACTCCGCGATGAGATGTCCCCGGGGTTTCCGCTCGGCAGCGGTGACGTCGTGGCCGCAGCGATGGTGTCCTCGGCGGGGCGGCCAACCGAGACCGCGTCCGGCGCCGATACCGGTGGCGTTGGGGTGGCCAGGCCCCGTTCCGGTGCGCTATCTGGCGTGTGCCCAGATGGTTGATGGCCCGGAGGACCAGATACCTTTGGCGTGCGGCTGTGAGCGGGTGGCCGATTCGCCCGGGTTTGAGTCGGCGCTGTGGCTGTCGCGGGTTGTGCGGTGGTTGGGACTGGATCAGAGCTGTTGAGCGGCGGTGGCGGGAAGTGGGGCGCTTTTCCGCTCGCTGCGAGAGTTCGGTCGTAGAGGCTCATCAGATCGGCGGCGCGCGCCTGTGCTTCGTGCTGCTGCTGCACGACTCGCTGATCTTCTGTGATCTGGCGGGCGATCTGTGCGGGGTCGGTCATCTGGTCGAGACGCGCGTTCGCGGCGCGCTGGTCGAACTCGACAGGCGGCACAGCCTCCATGTGCTTCTGGGTCTCTTGGAGAATCGAGGCACGCTCGGCTTGTTGCTGTCCCGCGCTGAAAGCACCGCGGGCGACCTCCGAGACCCACTCTGCGATCTGCATGAACTGGTGGGACGCGGCGTCCGCGGCTCGCCCCTGCCAGCCTCCACTCCTACTCACATCGAGTGCGCGGGCCAGCTTTGGCAGGTCGCTGGCCGCGTTCGACCATCTACGCGCTTGTTCGTGCACGGACGCGACACCAGCGTTGGTGGTGATAGCCCGCATCATCGTCGGGTGATCGTGGAATTCCCACGCCGTCCGGGGCGGGCCATCGTCTCCATAGGAGTCGATGGCCCAACCAGGCCCAGCTGGCGCGGCTTCCTCCAGGTATTCATTGAATTGCAGCGCGATCACTCGACCGCCAGGCCCCAGTGCCCCCACCATCTCCGAGGCGATGCGGCGGGTATCCGCTACCACCTCGGGCGGGCTACTCCTGCCGTCCGGGGTGTGGTCGGTGGTGTGGTAGGGCTGCGAAGGGTCAGCGGTCGGCAGATAAGCAGGGTGATCGGGGGAATAGTCGGGGCTGGCGGGGTCGGAGACCGCCGCAGTGAGGTCGTCGATCATGCGTCGCCTCCGGGGAGGTGGAGGGCTTCCATGGCCTGTTCCTCGTTCTCGATGTAGCGGCGCCGGGCGAGTTCCAGCGCTTCGATGACTTTCGGCAGCATGGTGGTGGCCGCCTGGTCAAGGGTGTGGAGCATTCCGTGCTCGCCTACGGCGCTCTGGTGCATGCGATCGGAAATCCATCGCGCGGCTTCGGTGTCGCTCAGCCTCGGCGGCTCGGGAAAGGGCTGGACTTCATTTATCGCGCGGAAGACGGTGATCATTTCCTGTAGAGCGGCGATCATCTCATCGGCGAACGCGGCGCTGACGGTGAAGTCGCCTTCCCTCGCTCCAGTGAGAAAGTCGTCGAGAGGGCTGCTGTACCGGAGTGGTTCTTCCTCAGGCATCAGATGGGCTCCGAAGTTCTGTGCGGCATCGGTTTTCAGTAGACGGTGCCGACGGCATCGCGAAGGCAGTGGGCGAGCTCGCGGGTTCCGCCCGGACGCAGCCGGACAGTCGCCGTGCCCTCGGATGTGCTCGAGTAAAGCAGGTACCGGCCGGCCGCGGTGTCGAACCAGGCGACCGGGTCCGTGTGGCGGCGCCCGGACGGTCCGCGTCCCCGACCGGTGACCAGGAGCCGTCCGGAGCCGAGGCGTTCCCCTGCGAGGATCCCGGCCGCTGTCTCCCGGTCGGTCCGGGTGTGGCCGTGAAACAGGTGTTGTGGGGGCCGGACCATGGACATGACCGAGTCCTGCTCGAACTGGCGGGTTTCGGCGGCATCTTCATCGACTTCGCGAGCGCGGCGGGCAGCGAACGCCGACCGTGAGACGGGAAGAGTGTCCGTGAAGACGAGTTCCCTGCCGTGACCAGCCGGCATTGACGGCGCGTGGCACGCGAGTTCGTCCACCCAATCCTCGTCCGGCAACAGCCGGAAGCCGACATCGCTGTCCCTGTCGGCCTGTTCGACGATAAGAGCTTGACGACCGTCGCTGAGTCCGAGCACTCCGAACTGGTCACCGGTGCCGGTGACACCAGTCAGAGCGATCTCGACGCGCGCATCGGCGAACAAACCAAATGCCGCCCGCACGCGGGCGTTGACCCCGCCGCTCGAGCACAGGCGCCGCTTCCTGAGCAGTATGTTCGCGACCGTCACCGTGTGCAGCAGACGGACCGGATCGGGATCAATCCGCGGCAAGGTCAAGGGGTAACGCGTGACCTGCACACCGAACGCGTAACCGAGCACCGTGACCTGCACCCGGTCGAGCGTGAAACCAAAATCAATCGCCATCGACGGTCCCCACGTCAAAGGACACCCAAACGGATACACACCGTAGCGCACCGAGCGCGCATCCGGTAAACGTGCGGACGCAGATCGTGAGCATCCCCAGGTCGTCCCCTCGAACGGGTGACTCTTCGACAATTACCAACGACGCGAGTTAGAAACCGTGGCAATCGGTGCGTGCCGGAACGCACCCGGATATGTCAGCTCCGATCGTCGGAGATGTCTACCGGCGCACACCATCCGGCGGGCTTACATACCTAGCAGCCCCACCATCACGTCCGCGGCCCTCACAACCCGCGCCGCACCACCCGAGCATTCTTCCTGTGGAAGATATACGTACCGGTCAGCCACCCGTTCGAATTACGCCGTCCTCCCCCGACTCTTGGTCCGGCACAGCGCCGAGTACCGCCTTGACCAAGAGCTGACCGCAGAACTCGTCGCGGATGCGCTCCGTCCGGAAGGCGATCTCGAACACCACACCACGACGATGTTCCCGCCACGACCACCGCACGGCCCGGTCCGCGATCGCAGCGTCGATCAAAGCATCAGCGTGAGCACGACGCCACTCGCTCGCCGGGACGCTCCCATCGAGCACCTCGATACGCAGCCAAGGATCCGTCACAAACCCCAAAGTTACGCCCATGAACTGCGCGACACACGGTGTTCGCCCAGCGGACCGAGCGGCCCCGCGACCAAGGCGGGACTGCCCCGGCCGCGGCGAAGTCGGCTTCGTCGCGGCGATCACGCCGGGCCTCCTGCGCGAGCGACATCCGGGTAGCCGTAGCGCTCTTCTTATCCGCATTGAAGCTCGACCGCAGTAGGCCGATCCGGGCAGGTGAGGCACACGAAGATGTACAGGTCGCCGACGTCGCCGATCATGAGCCCCAGCCCGTCGGGTTCGGCGCTGTCGAGGGGAATGACTGCTTCTGTTACCGACTCCGCCACCACGGCGCGGCCGAGCATGGTGAACGTGGCAGGGTCGAACTCCTCGTCCAGCCCGATCATGGTGTGGCTCGTGCAGCCATCGACCATCGTGAACCGCACCCGCTTCCCGAAGGATGTCCGGGCCCGCGTTTCCAGCGGCATCCACGCCTGCCAAGCGTCGTAGCCACACTCGGACGTGGCCGCCGTCAGCAGGTGATCCATCCGATGCCCCTGGTCGCATTCAGGCCAGAACGCGTTTTGTTCCCAGGCCACCCAGCCGCCGATCTTCGTTCCCGGTGCAACGGACAGATGCCGGCCGTAGCTCCACTCCCGGTCCTTCTCCCACGCTGTGATCTGTTCACGCAGTTCGTCGGAGGGCAGATCATCCCAGTCGGGTAACTCCACCACCCGCTCCGGCGTGATCCGGCACGACGCAGGAAGGTAACCGTCCTCGCTGTGCTCGCGGTCCGGTTCGGGTGCGGTGGCCACCGCGGTCACCGTCGTGGCGTTGCGCCACCGCACGTCGACCCGTGGAGCGTAATCAGGCTCGTGATCGGTGGGACACCACAACACCTGGCACACATCGGTCCCCTCCGGAAAAGGCAACTCCGGCACATCACGTGCGTAGACCTGCGCGACCGCCACCATGGGCAGCCGTGCCGCCGGATCACTCGCGTACTCCCCTCGCCGCGCCTCCCGGATACAGGCTTCCACCGCTTCGTACTCGCGGTACAGCGACGGCTCCACCAGGGCGGTAGTACGTGCGTCCACCGCCGCACGCAGCTCGGCGAGGCGCCGCTCCAACTTCTGCCCCTCCGCGCTGCGCAACGGCCGATCATCAGGATGATCGATCGTGCACACCGGCCACGCCTCGTCCGCCGGCCACAACAACGGCCCACCCAACGACGACTCGTACGCCGTGGTCACGCCCCGCTGCGGATGCAGTCGCACCGTCGTCCGCGCCAACCCAGCCAGTGCCGGAAACAACTCCGCCACATCCACCGGCTTCTCCGGCGTCGTGAACCCCATCACTGCATCCATACGACGAGCATCGCACGAGGCCCCGACAATCGAAGCCCGGCAGGCAACAGTAAACACCGCACGCACGCAACGCTACCCATCATTGCTGAGGTCGTCCGTTTTCTGTTAGCAGGACTCGGTTTCAGGCGTTGTCGCGCTCGACCATGCGGACGTCGAGTTTATCCAGACGCCACGCGCCGAACATCGATGTTTCGAGACGGCGGTGCATGCCTTCGTCAGGGCTCACCGAGGGGTAGCTGCTCCGGGCATTTCCGGCCATAATGGAGATTCGACACCTCTCCACCTGGATCCCCCTCCGCGCCAGACGTCGGCACGTTCGGTTCAGGAACCGACTTCGAAAGGCGCCAATGACCGATCTTTGGCGGCCATGTCCCAACCGAGAATGTTGCGCGTGCTTCGACTGGTCGCGAGCTCAAGCAACACAGCGGTCATCGGCCGCCTTGTCCTCGTCCATTCATCAGGGCTGTGCCGACTCTGATATACCACGTGCCATTTATCAGGATCAGACGTCCACGGCAGCCAAAAAAGTGCACCGCCAGCAAAATCAGAAGCGAATGGAATTACCCCACCAGGCTCCGGAAATGGCGGAAAGCTGTCGTATCCGTTTTCCCTGGCCATTTTGACGCCGATTAGATTTCGATCAAACTCTTCCTTGAAGAGAGTCAAGTGTTCACTATTTTGAATGGGGTTCAGAATTCTTATAACGTCACGGAATGCCCCGGAGGGAAATCGACTCATGAATTCCTTGTAGTCACCAGGAAAGGAGGTCCCCACCCTGCCCTCGACTGCACCCCAGGCAAGCTCGGGCAAAACTGAACCCTTCCAATCGACGGCAGACGCTATACGGTCCAGCACGGGACGACTCTCGACCATCGACCGCAAGTCCTTTCGGTACAAGAAATAACTTTGAGTCAATGTATCACGCCAGGCTGGCGAGATCGAGACCTGGCGTGAAACACTCAAAACAGCACTCACCGACACAAAGTCTATTGACAGATCGCGCGCGGCGGGTTGGGAATGTTTTCGATTATTGCGAGGCAACGGAATTTTCCTTTCATGCCCCACGCTTTGACGTACAGCCTCTTTGGCAGAGCCTCGTTACCCTCATAGTAGGCGCTAACTCGAACGTACACCGGTTCGCCGCCACGAACCGCTTGCTTGATTGGCTCTTCAACGTCCCATTGCATTACTGGCTTATTCGCCATCTTATACAGCGGGACGATATTTTGCACATGGTGCACTCCGCCCATTGTCGATGCGACGAGATGGCTCCTGTCCATCGTCAGCCCGTCGAACCCCACGGGCGTGTCTGGATCTCCAGGTTGCCTTGGAACGACGTGAGCGACGCATGCAGTTCCACCGGTGGCGCGGCTTGCGGGCACGTTGCTGTGGGTGAAGTTCTGCATCCGGTCGTTGATGACCCATCCAGTAGTGCCGTCGGGGCATTTCCGGTCGTTGTTCTCCTCACCAGGGCCAGGCTCGGGGAGGGGGCCGGGGAACGGGTAGGGATCCCGCCGCGGATCGTTCACCGGCGGCGCATGGGGGTCACGCTTGGGTTTCGTCTGCACGTCACAGCCAGGTCCGGCGAGACTGTTCGCGGCAACCGGCTTGCACTTGACCAGCCGCTGGGCCAGGTCCCGCAGTTCGCTGCTTAGCCGCCTCCCCGCGACCTTCAGGTCCTTAAAGGTACGGATGCCTTTGACGATACGGACGACGGCGGACACGGCGTCGGGGATCTTGCTGAGCACGGAAGCGATCTTGAGGATGGGCAGGGCATTGATGACGGTCATGACACAGGAGATGAAGTCGCCTTCGGTGAAGCAGCGTTTGGCATCGTTGTAGCCGACGATGTCGAGGATGACCTGCCCGCCCTCGGCGATGATGAAATCAAGCAAAGGCTTGTTGGAGTCCGCGCGAGCGCGGTTGTACTCGTCGACAGCGACTTGCCCCTTCTCGGTCCGAAGCGCCTCGGCTTCCGCCGAGGTCAGCTCGGGGATCTCACTGTCGTCGGTGATGGCCTGCTCCACCTCCTGTCGCTGCCGGGCTTCGTTTTCCAGCCTGAGTTGTTCCTGGATTTGGGCCAGTTGGGCTTGGATGTCGCGGGAAACCTGCGCGACGTTGTTCGCGCGCGCTTCGGTGTCTTTGGCATAGTTTTCGGCGTTGGTGGCCGCCTCGTCGGCGTTTCGGGCGTGTTCCGCGGCCCGGTCAGCGGAGGCGCGGGCGGCGTCGGCGTCGCGTTGGG
Proteins encoded in this region:
- a CDS encoding caspase, EACC1-associated type, with protein sequence MTGLSGEGARVVLIATATHQGPTLSSVPSVARTFTALRSVLQERCGVDASRVRAVLDPPDAQTMALAITEEAQRAESALLVWFVGHGLLGPGNELYLAASGTDRLVPGLAEHQALSFATLRQALGASRAASVVVVLDCCFSGRAALGNGPAVPAFTMAPAHGMYLIGSAEQLALAPPEAAHTAFTGAFIELLTRGDPRGPHQLTLDAVYDAVFRAMRDQHRPLPRRQAGDRSGNLVLAPNPAVSSPSRPAPEPQHPGRCPYPGLDAFSAEDAEVFHGRERMTGELLAAVAGESGPVVLVGASGSGKTSLLNAGLLAKLHRDRLPGSPGLSILRLTPGTSPLSRLTSLLGETDPKERLVVIDQFEELFTLCADPTERAEFLRVVGELRGAVVLALRADFYGQAAAHPELLAALRDKQILVEPMTSGELRAAIERPAAAAGLALDDGLADVILHELGAAADGHGALPLLSHALWATWRQRSGARLTVAGYRASGGIAQAIATTAEQVYTELDELGQEAARRVLPRLVRVGEDSADTARPVDRTTLLHGLPDPEAAQQLIEKLTEARLLTVDRDTVRLSHEVLLRAWPRFREWVDADRDWLRTHQQLAEDATSWDRADRDPSLLYRGARLAALRERAAQAPTSATDLEPVLAQFMAESWQYERRGVRRKRVVTAFLAVLSLLALSGLTGAIVFQQRAAQAQDRDLARYLALEADAQRAKQPGLAKQLSLISYRINPDAGRSALFNSRRTPGVISQGAPVADVLHSIDGRVTALSTGDAILLRGQDKPNLGRVVTRRTGPIALNHNGSRLAVAEPGAVQLWDLTDPAQPRQLAKATVDGTISSIVLGGDRGILYAGLTSGAIAAWDLGDATAPKPLPPLRAHGAMVDSLAASPQRNLLASASVDGRVQLWSLDAQAEPLTTFTERKLEKTDLEEGLPLHRVAFDQSGQMLATPGDRARGMRLWRLDNPRAPQQIPNDGRGIPSGPCSSTNPLTSVAFSPANKHLVVSCRGGWDVLKYTSDPAPGVFSRGASMDVDPYVKSGRVVFSPGDGGNLLQATANGLYVWELSNPDQPGALGSMPWAGHIAADLVFRSDGRRWLVVVQEWGSNMLWDVTDVTHPKLLVTVPGRQPRRSADVGLSPDGAILASGVVTGDQKPVVRLHDTKAPGAPVLGTIDDLQASADALEFHPTKPILAVADNPTVRVYDIADPRHPRMLGQLPVETEDMAFSPDGTMLFAKVSLGGTTSEAAREIRGWDFADPGRPVERWRLPLPADAGYVHFDLSPNGKLLAVTFRGTLRLWRVEHGRPAGDAVVVPDIGASVGAPKFSPDGTRLALTVRHHDGADPDLRPEVWTVADPASAQLQFYLPGKSTALVESVAFSPDGRILAVSRSSTGVDFWSSDPEHILGPLCSSAGDPITPQQWEHFLPDRPYQPPCQ
- a CDS encoding ESX secretion-associated protein EspG, which translates into the protein MAIDFGFTLDRVQVTVLGYAFGVQVTRYPLTLPRIDPDPVRLLHTVTVANILLRKRRLCSSGGVNARVRAAFGLFADARVEIALTGVTGTGDQFGVLGLSDGRQALIVEQADRDSDVGFRLLPDEDWVDELACHAPSMPAGHGRELVFTDTLPVSRSAFAARRAREVDEDAAETRQFEQDSVMSMVRPPQHLFHGHTRTDRETAAGILAGERLGSGRLLVTGRGRGPSGRRHTDPVAWFDTAAGRYLLYSSTSEGTATVRLRPGGTRELAHCLRDAVGTVY
- a CDS encoding SMI1/KNR4 family protein → MSAVLSVSRQVSISPAWRDTLTQSYFLYRKDLRSMVESRPVLDRIASAVDWKGSVLPELAWGAVEGRVGTSFPGDYKEFMSRFPSGAFRDVIRILNPIQNSEHLTLFKEEFDRNLIGVKMARENGYDSFPPFPEPGGVIPFASDFAGGALFWLPWTSDPDKWHVVYQSRHSPDEWTRTRRPMTAVLLELATSRSTRNILGWDMAAKDRSLAPFEVGS
- a CDS encoding DNA/RNA non-specific endonuclease; translation: MQQSTEVTQADKDRAWAAARQARADANTAKEAARIARGHADDAQAAAGRARGAAIEADAAAGRARAHADAAQAAAAQARAAAREAEVAAENARTAANEAQAAAARANEAATRAEREAAAVHAETLRARASAEEATAAEARAAENARNAANLAQQAAVEAATTLDAAHRTRDEANAAGVEAATAAPQAGIAARAATASVQSASGIAAPADQAIAIVSPFTGADIDADFIVMVANRAKDVGDTQVKAAQAAATDAAAQAQRAAEAARNAAADVAPAYQAAAQAASSAADAARSAAAAQQSAADAAIHGAAARKAAAEAAVVDAGAQADAQAARAAANQAAADAALAGRLADQAEADARAARKAADGATRAANEASAAATRAEQDAAAAQRAAEQAQRDADAARASADRAAEHARNADEAATNAENYAKDTEARANNVAQVSRDIQAQLAQIQEQLRLENEARQRQEVEQAITDDSEIPELTSAEAEALRTEKGQVAVDEYNRARADSNKPLLDFIIAEGGQVILDIVGYNDAKRCFTEGDFISCVMTVINALPILKIASVLSKIPDAVSAVVRIVKGIRTFKDLKVAGRRLSSELRDLAQRLVKCKPVAANSLAGPGCDVQTKPKRDPHAPPVNDPRRDPYPFPGPLPEPGPGEENNDRKCPDGTTGWVINDRMQNFTHSNVPASRATGGTACVAHVVPRQPGDPDTPVGFDGLTMDRSHLVASTMGGVHHVQNIVPLYKMANKPVMQWDVEEPIKQAVRGGEPVYVRVSAYYEGNEALPKRLYVKAWGMKGKFRCLAIIENIPNPPRAICQ